The Aspergillus chevalieri M1 DNA, chromosome 5, nearly complete sequence genome includes a region encoding these proteins:
- a CDS encoding DDHD family phospholipase (COG:I,U;~EggNog:ENOG410PFD2;~InterPro:IPR004177;~PFAM:PF02862;~go_function: GO:0046872 - metal ion binding [Evidence IEA]) yields MQTSGTRIVDAIFSFRLLVQKAIPTFHNSRIFIPPCLPSNGNVNLLNRQTYRSSMTSANVKDSPSARTPWSNSGSSIPTPTPDHSAKQDVLQRSKGEDHIVTHRHRLSLRFYPKDCPPLKVRWFYAVDSPKRKPTLSDQRGRSAKPLPLPKKFVPFSVKDSQSIEVAFQKLSEIETEREHIQYTHPTGRVQGSSVKVPVNEDYLFDVDVEKRELGPAYWEGPVYEVRRGTWFFQEGSTLKPCNETLATQLEEGYLKVKPWRFDDLHESSTRQSTSSAKHEHDKFSTKRGSNLDSSSLQSTETDVARGRAEKSGHATAISSNESPSYRLFGAYMNSIVTYQDSTTALLTNDDFMSRVSTTVYQTLGGIPGTKVVRGFSEARKQKENSETRDCPERKAFEDPSFNVTEKSSTNFLHKHESAAFQPDQSENISEQSPRSTLERQMSSLAGEPQNAAELEEQARKQEEKEMEDSREVENEDRERTVDHLILVTHGIGQRLGLRLESINFIHDVNVLRKTMKSVYKASPDLQALNSAYPDHATNCRIQVLPVCWRHLLDFPYRGVRQNRKELDLADADAPEDDIYPSLNDITLESVPAVRNLISDLAMDVLLYQSEYCEHIAVIVQQECNRILELFKKRNPSFRGSVSLCGHSLGSAILFDILCHQPSKSLERTNAGTQRGTTPYPRRDYPLDFECEEFFCLGSPIALFQMLKGRTIAGRNTTSITKSSGRPINTEDNLGSFGSSTSPSIHSTGSGFSERCSISSSPKCRQLYNIFHPSDPVSYRIEPLISPAMSSLKPQPLPSVKKSLWAASGQSLSIIGTRVGQSVGSLWSNFTSGVASSLLNRSLGLNSEEIPSNAGAQSQSSPAADPSKANTDTDSSHRYVNRPRTLIEPDLETLYDGFQKERSSRGESSQTSTGDDATCYPDLEERARKLKIEDAKVRALNTNGRVDYSVQEGAFDISLIASIASHLTYWADEDVNHFILSQVLSRKNLY; encoded by the exons ATGCAGACAAGCGGAACTCGAATTGTTGATGCGATTTTTAGTTTTCGACTCTTGGTCCAAAAGGCAATCCCTACATTTCATAATTCTCGCATTTTCATACCCCCGTGCCTCCCATCAAACGGGAACGTTAACCTTCTGAATCGTCAAACATATCGAAGCTCAATGACTTCGGCGAACGTGAAGGACTCGCCCTCGGCAAGAACTCCTTGGAGCAATTCTGGGAGTTCGATACCTACACCTACCCCAGATCACTCTGCGAAACAAGATGTTCTACAACGATCAAAGGGAGAGGATCATATTGTCACACACAGGCATAGGTTAAGCCTACGTTTTTACCCAAAAGATTGCCCACCTTTAAAAGTAAGGTGGTTCTATGCAGTTGATTCGCCCAAGCGAAAACCGACATTATCCGATCAAAGAGGGAGAAGTGCGAAGCCTTTACCCTTACCCAAGAAGTTTGTGCCATTCTCGGTCAAGGATTCTCAATCCATTGAAGTCGCATTTCAAAAACTTTCCGAAATCGAAACTGAACGCGAGCATATCCAATATACACATCCTACCGGCAGGGTGCAAGGCAGTTCAGTGAAGGTACCTGTCAACGAAGACTACCTTTTCGATGTGGACGTCGAAAAAAGGGAACTGGGTCCGGCGTATTGGGAAGGCCCAGTGTATGAGGTTCGACGCGGAACGTGGTTTTTCCAAGAGGGATCAACGCTTAAACCATGTAACGAAACGCTCGCCACCCAGCTTGAGGAGGGGTATCTCAAAGTGAAGCCATGGCGCTTCGACGACTTACATGAATCGTCAACCCGCCAATCGACGTCTTCGGCAAAGCATGAGCATGATAAATTCAGCACGAAAAGAGGTTCCAACCTGGATTCAAGTTCATTGCAGTCAACAGAAACCGATGTTGCTCGGGGTCGTGCTGAAAAGTCGGGGCATGCTACTGCTATTTCTTCCAACGAATCCCCGAGCTATCGTTTGTTCGGTGCTTACATGAATAGCATAGTTACATACCAGGATTCTACAACAGCATTGTTAACCAACGATGATTTCATGTCCCGCGTGAGCACCACTGTCTATCAAACACTTGGTGGTATCCCAGGCACTAAGGTAGTACGCGGTTTCAGCGAGGCCcgaaagcaaaaagaaaattcAGAAACACGCGACTGCCCGGAGCGAAAGGCGTTCGAAGACCCATCTTTTAACGTAACCGAAAAATCTTCAACAAATTTCTTGCATAAGCATGAATCCGCGGCTTTTCAACCGGATCAAAGCGAGAACATCTCCGAACAAAGCCCAAGATCCACTTTAGAGCGGCAGATGTCATCACTTGCTGGCGAACCACAGAATGCAGCTGAGCTAGAGGAACAAGCTCGtaagcaagaagaaaaggaaatggaGGACTCGAGGGAGGTGGAAAATGAAGATAGGGAGCGTACCGTTGACCATCTTATATTGGTAACACATGGTATTGGGCAGCGACTGGGGCTGCGTTTGGAGAGCATCAACTTTATACATGATGTCAATGTCTTGCGGAAGACAATGAAAAGCGTGTATAAAGCCTCACCAGATCTCCAAGCTTTGAATTCTGCATATCCGGATCATGCTACAAATTGCCGAATTCAAGTATTACCTGT ATGTTGGAGGCATTTACTGGATTTCCCTTATCGTGGTGTTAGGCAGAATCGCAAGGAACTTGATCTCGCCGATGCCGACGCCCCTGAAGATGACATCTACCCAAGTTTAAATGACATCACGCTTGAGAGTGTGCCTGCAGTTCGAAATCTCATATCCGATTTGGCAATGGACGTATTGTTGTATCAAAGCGAATATTGCGAACACATTGCTGTCATAGTTCAGCAGGAATGTAACCGGATACTTGAGCTTTTCAAGAAGCGTAACCCGTCTTTTAGGGGCTCAGTGAGTCTCTGTGGACATTCGCTTGGGAGCGCGATCCTCTTTGATATTCTGTGTCACCAGCCGTCCAAATCGCTTGAACGAACAAATGCAGGGACTCAAAGAGGAACTACGCCATATCCACGTCGGGATTACCCATTGGACTTTGAATGCGAAGAATTCTTTTGTTTAGGGTCCCCAATCGCGCTATTCCAGATGTTGAAAGGCAGGACTATCGCCGGAAGAAATACAACGAGCATCACCAAGAGCTCCGGGAGGCCAATTAATACTGAAGATAATCTTGGATCTTTCGGCTCATCGACTTCCCCTTCCATTCATTCTACAGGAAGTGGCTTTAGCGAAAGATGCtcgatatcctcctccccgaAATGCCGACAATTATATAACATCTTCCATCCGTCTGATCCTGTGAGCTATCGTATTGAACCACTTATATCACCAGCAATGTCGTCACTCAAGCCACAGCCTTTGCCGTCTGTCAAGAAAAGTCTTTGGGCAGCGTCAGGACAGAGTCTCTCAATTATCGGTACCCGTGTGGGCCAAAGCGTCGGGTCTTTGTGGTCCAACTTCACATCCGGCGTTGCGAGCAGCCTGCTAAATCGCAGCCTAGGTTTAAATTCCGAGGAAATACCTTCAAATGCGGGTGCTCAATCTCAATCTTCACCAGCAGCCGACCCTTCCAAAGCTAACACAGACACCGACTCTTCCCACAGATATGTGAATCGACCTCGAACATTAATAGAACCGGACTTGGAGACCCTTTATGATGGCTttcagaaagagagaagcAGCCGAGGCGAGTCCTCTCAAACTTCAACGGGCGATGACGCTACTTGTTATCCGGACCTTGAGGAACGTGCGAGGAAATTGAAAATCGAGGACGCTAAAGTGAGAGCATTAAATACCAATGGTCGTGTTGATTACAGTGTGCAAGA AGGAGCATTCGATATCTCTTTGATTGCTAGTATTGCAAGTCATCTTACATATTGGGCAGATGAAGATGTGAATCATTTTATACTCTCACAGGTATTGTCAAGGAAGAATCTATATTGA
- a CDS encoding PaaI family thioesterase (COG:Q;~EggNog:ENOG410PQHA;~InterPro:IPR029069,IPR003736,IPR039298,IPR006683;~PFAM:PF03061;~go_function: GO:0047617 - acyl-CoA hydrolase activity [Evidence IEA]) yields MSSQLQHVHKVWERMRTNSPIYAFLLDQVEIYHAENGVVRARLQVAPQHINSKGTLHGAFSACVTDWAGGLAIASCGLDSTGVSADIHVSYLSPATTNDWLEIEGHADKVGKNLAFTAINISRKDSAGELTIVARGSHTKYIRTR; encoded by the coding sequence ATGAGTTCTCAACTTCAGCACGTCCACAAAGTGTGGGAGCGCATGCGCACTAACAGTCCTATATACGCCTTCCTTCTCGACCAGGTCGAAATCTATCATGCTGAAAATGGCGTCGTGCGTGCTCGACTTCAGGTAGCACCTCAACATATTAACTCGAAAGGGACACTGCATGGTGCTTTTTCTGCTTGTGTCACAGATTGGGCCGGTGGACTGGCTATTGCATCTTGTGGTCTGGATTCAACCGGTGTCAGCGCAGATATTCATGTCAGCTACCTTTCCCCAGCAACTACCAATGATTGGCTCGAGATTGAGGGTCATGCCGACAAGGTTGGAAAGAACCTTGCGTTCACAGCCATAAATATCTCGCGAAAGGACAGCGCAGGCGAACTGACTATAGTTGCGCGAGGATCCCATACGAAATACATCAGGACCCGATAA